The Kogia breviceps isolate mKogBre1 chromosome 16, mKogBre1 haplotype 1, whole genome shotgun sequence genome window below encodes:
- the LOC131743214 gene encoding GTP-binding protein Rit1: MDSGTRPAGSCSSPAGLSREYKLVMLGAGGVGKSAMTMQFISHRFPEDHDPTIEDAYKIRIRIDDEPANLDILDTAGQAEFTAMRDQYMRAGEGFIICYSITDRRSFHEVREFKQLIYRVRRTDDTPVVLVGNKSDLKQLRQVTKEEGLALAREFSCPFFETSAAYRYYIDDVFHALVREIRRKEKEAVLAMEKKSKPKNSVWKRLKSPFRKKKDSVT, encoded by the coding sequence ATGGATTCTGGAACTCGCCCAGCTGGTAGCTGTAGCAGCCCTGCAGGGCTGTCACGGGAATACAAACTAGTGATGCTGGGTGCTGGCGGTGTAGGGAAGAGCGCCATGACCATGCAGTTCATCAGCCACCGGTTTCCAGAAGATCATGATCCCACCATTGAAGATGCTTATAAAATCCGGATCCGTATTGATGATGAGCCTGCCAATCTGGACATTTTGGATACGGCTGGACAGGCAGAGTTTACAGCCATGCGGGATCAGTATATGAGGGCAGGAGAAGGGTTTATCATCTGTTATTCTATCACCGATCGTCGAAGTTTCCATGAAGTTCGGGAGTTTAAACAGCTTATTTATCGAGTTCGACGTACTGATGATACCCCTGTGGTTCTTGTGGGAAACAAGTCTGACCTAAAGCAGCTAAGACAGGTCACCAAGGAAGAAGGATTGGCTTTGGCCCGAGAATTCAGCTGCCCCTTTTTTGAGACATCTGCTGCATACCGCTACTACATTGATGATGTATTCCATGCCCTTGTACGGGAGATAcgtaggaaagaaaaggaggcagTACTGGCCATGGAGAAAAAATCTAAACCCAAAAACAGTGTATGGAAGAGGCTAAAATCACCGTTCCGGAAGAAGAAAGATTCAGTAACTTGA